One genomic segment of Choristoneura fumiferana chromosome Z, NRCan_CFum_1, whole genome shotgun sequence includes these proteins:
- the MED18 gene encoding mediator complex subunit 18: MSAANAAPITATDSLSQALKANIIPNQEYLLQGSVLDSAVEVLLHRLRGLCDNVDAGPETFDDQEVCFSLRDPNQQSAPLMLRVRKALDARDMPYQLRYIGQPDLGDKTRPTVVRSSLDIACNGMLIEFLNELGCRIEFEYSVKGYMFRKGRMKITVAKVFKISQSSAMPPEPISQSYLVELSVLAPQGQDAIAEDMRAFADQLRPLVQLDKIDYKRLGHMAVT, encoded by the exons ATGTCCGCTGCTAATGCAGCTCCCATCACTGCTACGGATAGCCTCAGCCAAGCATTAAAGGCCAATATAATTCCTAACCAGGAATATTTATTACAG GGCTCAGTATTGGACTCAGCTGTAGAAGTCTTGCTGCATCGTCTTCGAGGCTTATGCGACAATGTTGATGCTGGTCCAGAAACATTTGATGACCAGGAGGTCTGTTTCAGTCTCCGGGACCCTAATCAACAG TCTGCCCCACTTATGTTAAGGGTGCGCAAAGCTTTGGATGCCCGAGACATGCCATACCAGCTCCGCTATATTGGACAGCCTGACCTGGGAGACAAGACTAGGCCCACTGTTGTTCGCTCCAGCCTCGATATAGCCTGTAATGGCATGCTCATTGAGTTTCTTAATGAACTTGGCTGCAGAATCGAGTTTGAATATAGCGTTAAAG GTTACATGTTTAGAAAAGGGAGGATGAAGATCACTGTTGCCAAAGTGTTCAAGATATCACAGAGTTCTGCAATGCCTCCGGAACCTATCTCACAAAGCTATCTTgttgaactatct gtgttGGCGCCGCAAGGGCAAGACGCAATAGCAGAAGACATGCGAGCATTCGCGGACCAGCTGCGACCGCTGGTCCAGCTCGACAAAATCGACTACAAGCGGCTCGGGCATATGGCTGTTACCTAG
- the Rrp4 gene encoding exosome complex component Rrp4 yields the protein MDIHGSEFYRNIRLASDRVNHSVASTTDLPRFYMPGEVITGMQDFMRGHGTSTVGDNLVSSVAGVLQKVNKLICVQPVRSRYVGEIGDVVVGRVVEVQQRRWKIETNSRLDSILQLSAVNLPGGELRRRSAEDAQLMRKHLQEGDLISAEVQSVFHDGSLSLHTRSLKYGKLTQGTLVKVFPSFIQRRKNHFHNLPCGISVIIGNNGYIWISPLHQNIMIEENKEEIQNDELQPVSRADRETMSRVKNCIAALVASDVKLDATSINFAYEESLKYESVKEFLEPEAMLDVAFLTQHRIKSFMEGYFECFILKTFS from the exons ATGGATATTCACGGAAGTGAATTTTATAGAAATATTAGACTGGCCTCAGATAGAGTAAATCACAGTGTTGCGAGCACTACAGATTTACCGAGGTTTTACATGCCCGGTGAGGTTATAACAGGCATGCAAGATTTCATGCG TGGCCACGGTACATCGACAGTAGGTGATAACCTGGTGTCGTCAGTGGCTGGTGTCTTGCAGAAAGTGAACAAGTTGATCTGCGTGCAGCCTGTAAGAAGCCGGTACGTGGGCGAGATTGGCGACGTCGTGGTCGGAAGGGTGGTAGAGGTGCAGCAGAGACGCTGGAAGATCGAAACTAATTCGCGGCTCGATTCAATATTGCAGCTTTCTGCTGTCAATCTCCCTGGAGGGGAACTG AGGCGCAGGTCTGCAGAGGATGCACAGTTAATGCGTAAACACCTCCAGGAGGGTGACCTTATCAGTGCAGAAGTCCAAAGTGTGTTCCATGACGGCTCCTTGTCATTGCACACTAGGAGTTTGAAGTATGGCAAG CTTACTCAAGGCACTCTGGTGAAGGTGTTTCCATCGTTTATACAACGCCGGAAAAACCATTTCCACAACTTGCCCTGCGGCATATCAGTGATCATAGGCAACAATGGCTACATATGGATCAGCCCCTTGCACCAGAACATCATGATCGAGGAGAACAAAGAAGAAATTCAGAATGACGAATTGCAG CCGGTGAGCAGAGCAGACCGCGAGACGATGTCGCGCGTCAAGAACTGCATCGCTGCGCTCGTCGCGTCCGACGTCAAACTGGACGCCACCAGCATAAACTTCGCGTACGAAGAGAGCCTTAAGTACGAGTCCGTCAAGGAGTTCCTGGAGCCCGAGGCGATGCTTGACGTCGCGTTCCTCACCCAGCATAGAATTAAAAGCTTCATGGAAGGATATTTTGAGTGTTTTATTCTTAAAACCTTCTCGTAA